A window of Streptomyces gilvosporeus contains these coding sequences:
- a CDS encoding protein-L-isoaspartate O-methyltransferase family protein, which yields MRTVAAAGLRPGRVGLGRSLLASGSMHPEWLETFQAVDRAAFLPDRMWPWDMIDKRSYDVDRPTDPEAWYAAADSDVPLVTQWDDGAHTGDQPGRVATSSSSAPSVVYQLLGDLDLDHGMSVLDVGTGTGETAGALLHRAGRGLVTTVEVDHTVSAHAASRLRAAGLHPHTVVGDGSDGYRARAPYHRILVTFALRDFPGALIEQTRRGGLLVAPWGTIYSHANAVACLRSDGSTASGHFLRGVEFMQSRSQRQRIDPSDYVPAEGVNGADVSTAALTEDEFGSGRFGPLPFILGLRVPGCVQAAADRKGTSRPVWFYSLTDRSWACVLFRDGTRARVWQSGPRRLWNEVEAAYQWWTGLGQPGIDRFGLTVTPEGQRVWLDDPQHAWAV from the coding sequence GTGAGGACAGTCGCCGCTGCCGGCCTTCGCCCCGGCCGCGTCGGCCTGGGGCGCTCCCTCCTCGCGTCGGGCTCGATGCACCCTGAGTGGCTGGAGACATTCCAGGCCGTCGACCGGGCCGCGTTCCTCCCGGACCGCATGTGGCCCTGGGACATGATCGACAAACGGAGCTACGACGTCGACAGGCCGACCGACCCGGAAGCCTGGTACGCCGCAGCCGACTCCGACGTCCCGCTCGTCACGCAATGGGATGACGGCGCGCACACAGGAGACCAACCGGGGCGCGTGGCCACCAGTTCCTCCTCGGCACCGTCCGTCGTCTACCAGCTCCTCGGAGACCTCGACCTCGACCACGGCATGTCCGTCCTGGACGTCGGCACCGGCACCGGCGAGACGGCGGGTGCGCTGCTTCACCGAGCCGGTCGCGGCCTTGTCACCACAGTGGAGGTGGATCACACCGTCTCCGCCCACGCCGCAAGCAGGCTCCGCGCGGCGGGCCTGCACCCGCACACAGTCGTCGGTGACGGCTCCGACGGATACCGGGCGAGAGCGCCGTACCACCGGATCCTCGTCACCTTCGCTCTGCGCGACTTTCCTGGGGCCCTGATCGAACAAACCCGGAGAGGCGGCCTCCTGGTCGCCCCTTGGGGCACCATCTACAGTCACGCCAACGCCGTCGCCTGTCTCAGGAGCGACGGCAGCACAGCTTCCGGTCACTTTCTGCGAGGCGTGGAATTCATGCAGAGCCGCAGCCAGAGGCAGCGGATCGACCCAAGCGACTACGTCCCTGCTGAAGGCGTGAACGGCGCCGACGTTTCCACGGCAGCTCTCACCGAGGACGAATTCGGCAGCGGGCGGTTCGGGCCGCTGCCCTTCATCCTCGGACTCCGGGTTCCAGGGTGCGTTCAGGCGGCGGCCGACAGGAAAGGCACTTCCCGGCCGGTGTGGTTCTACAGCCTCACCGACCGGTCCTGGGCCTGCGTACTGTTCCGTGACGGCACCCGGGCCCGCGTCTGGCAGTCCGGACCGCGCCGCCTGTGGAACGAAGTGGAAGCCGCCTACCAATGGTGGACCGGTCTGGGCCAACCGGGTATTGACCGCTTCGGATTGACGG